CTTGTTGTTGAGGGGGGGCATCCGGGGGAGTCGTTAGGGGCTTCGCTGCCGGAGGTTGCGGCCATGATGAAGGATCTGGGGTGTTGGGAGGCGCTCAACCTTGGTGGTGGTGGGGCGACTTGCCTTCTTGTCAACGGGCAGCCTTTGCTAAAACCCGCTACTGCAAATGGGGAGCAGGAAGCGGTGGGGTCGGTGTTTATGATTAAGAGCCATCTATAAATTTGATTTTCGGGCCATTTTTCCTAAATTTGTAGAAATTTCTCAAATTTAAGGAAAATGATTATCGAGTTTACGGTAGGCAATTATAAGTCAATCAGACAGAAGCAGACCCTGAGCCTGCAGGCTGCGCCTATCGTCTCCAAAGACCCTGAGGTCGATGAACGAAATGTCTTCATAGCGCCGGGGGGCCTGAAACTACTTAAATCCGTTGCTATTTTTGGTCCGAATGCCAGCGGTAAAAGTAACCTTCTTAAGGCGTTGACCCGTATGCTGCTCTTTGTCGACAAGTCTTTCCAGAATGAGGACGAGGTCAAACAATTTGACCGGTTTTCGCTTGACATGGAATGTGAGAAAATGCCGGCGCACTTTGAAATGGTTTTTATCACAAATTGTAACCGATACCGTTATGGGTTTGAAATAACAGAGGATCGGGTCAGTGCTGAATGGCTTTTTGGGCCGGCCAAAACAAACGAAGTTGAATATTTCACCCGCCTGGGCGACCAAATAAAAATCAATAAGGCGAGATTTAAAGAAGGAGCCGAATTGCCGCCGGACAAGACAAAGTCTTCGACGCTTTTTCTTAATGTTGTTGATGCTTTCAATGGGCCGATCGCGGCAGAGGTCAAGTCTTTTCTGAAAAGCAGCATCAGGGTAAACGCCGGTACCAATGATCATACTTTCCGAAATAATACCGTGCGGATGATGGAAGTTGAGGATTGGCGGAGACAGATTGCCGAATTGATGCGTTCGGCCGATATGGGCATTGAAGATATTGACCACATAAGTCTGGATACCCCAGAAGGAAAGTCCTCAAAGATACTTGGCACATTTAAAAAGGTTAAGAATGAACCAGCGGGTTCTCCGCCAAGTTTTTTTGATTTTGAAGACTTTGAATCCGAGGGAACCAAAAAATTCTTTTCTTATTCTGGGACGATAATCAACAGCCTTTTATTGGGAACGGATCTT
This region of Dinghuibacter silviterrae genomic DNA includes:
- a CDS encoding AAA family ATPase — translated: MIIEFTVGNYKSIRQKQTLSLQAAPIVSKDPEVDERNVFIAPGGLKLLKSVAIFGPNASGKSNLLKALTRMLLFVDKSFQNEDEVKQFDRFSLDMECEKMPAHFEMVFITNCNRYRYGFEITEDRVSAEWLFGPAKTNEVEYFTRLGDQIKINKARFKEGAELPPDKTKSSTLFLNVVDAFNGPIAAEVKSFLKSSIRVNAGTNDHTFRNNTVRMMEVEDWRRQIAELMRSADMGIEDIDHISLDTPEGKSSKILGTFKKVKNEPAGSPPSFFDFEDFESEGTKKFFSYSGTIINSLLLGTDLVVDELDSRLHPSLTRKIVELFNSKELNPNNAQLIFVAHDINLLDPALLRRDQIYFTEKNMDGETSLYSLINIGGVRNDVSYEKEYMKGKYGALPYLANFNVHPHEPNQENR